A region of Butyricicoccus intestinisimiae DNA encodes the following proteins:
- a CDS encoding elongator complex protein 3: MASIVPIFVPHAGCPCQCVFCNQRTIAGQKQRMTPAQAREILQHAHAILPAGNIPQAAFYGGSFTAIPVEQQEELLAVTDEFFAAGKISSVRISTRPDAIDEEILSRMKRHHVTVIELGAQSMDDTVLQNARRGHTAANTERAAALIRRAGISLILQTMAGLPGDTRETVRYTAQCIAALKPDGVRIYPVAVLPNTPLYDDWQAGRYQPLDVETAAVWCADMLEIFEREHIPVIRVGLNPTEELDSTVVAGAYHPAMGELAYGELWYRRLCRHIQMTGERTISVAPRELSRAIGHKKRNLLRLREQFGAVHIVAQ; encoded by the coding sequence ATGGCGTCTATTGTGCCGATTTTTGTCCCGCATGCGGGCTGTCCGTGTCAGTGCGTCTTTTGCAATCAGCGAACGATTGCGGGACAAAAGCAGCGCATGACACCGGCACAGGCGCGCGAGATTTTACAACACGCACATGCCATTCTGCCTGCGGGAAATATCCCGCAGGCAGCTTTTTATGGCGGCAGCTTTACGGCGATTCCCGTGGAACAACAGGAGGAGCTGCTCGCCGTCACGGATGAATTTTTTGCGGCGGGAAAGATTTCTTCTGTTCGCATCTCTACACGGCCGGATGCGATAGACGAAGAAATTTTATCGCGCATGAAGCGGCATCATGTGACTGTGATTGAGCTGGGTGCACAGTCCATGGATGACACGGTGCTGCAAAATGCCCGCCGCGGACACACGGCGGCGAATACCGAACGCGCCGCAGCGCTGATTCGGCGGGCGGGCATCTCGCTCATTTTACAGACAATGGCGGGGCTTCCGGGAGATACGCGGGAGACGGTTCGATACACGGCGCAGTGCATTGCGGCGCTCAAGCCGGATGGGGTGCGCATTTATCCGGTTGCTGTTTTGCCGAACACGCCGCTGTATGACGACTGGCAGGCGGGACGCTATCAGCCGCTGGATGTGGAGACTGCCGCGGTCTGGTGCGCGGATATGCTGGAGATTTTTGAGCGGGAACACATTCCGGTCATTCGCGTCGGGCTAAACCCGACCGAGGAGCTGGACAGCACGGTTGTGGCAGGTGCCTATCATCCGGCAATGGGAGAGCTGGCGTATGGAGAACTGTGGTATCGCCGGCTGTGTCGGCACATCCAAATGACAGGCGAGCGGACGATTTCTGTTGCGCCGCGTGAGCTGTCGCGGGCGATCGGACACAAGAAAAGAAATCTTCTTCGGCTGCGGGAACAGTTTGGCGCCGTGCACATCGTTGCGCAATAG
- the plsX gene encoding phosphate acyltransferase PlsX, with protein sequence MKIIIDAMSGDNAPQAQVSGCVQAAKEFGQEYILVGQEAVLRDLLAKEQAENLPITIHDAQEIIDMHDDPATAVRRKKDASMSVALRMMKDGEADAMISAGNTGALLSGATLVTKRIRGIRRAALPTQLPCKGGHVLLIDSGANVECTEEYLLQFAFMGSFYMEKVMGVKNPRVGLVNNGAEDTKGDPLRKAAYDVLKAAGDAGRINFIGNVEGSDIPNGACDVAVTDGFTGNILLKTVEGVAGFLMGTLKDVFLTSARTKLAYLLVKPAMGGLKKMMSSKEVGGAPFLGISKPVFKAHGSSDAYAIRSAVKQAIAYVNADVVGEIQRNIDNMTL encoded by the coding sequence GTGAAAATCATCATTGATGCCATGAGCGGTGACAACGCACCGCAGGCACAGGTTTCCGGCTGCGTGCAGGCGGCCAAGGAATTTGGACAGGAGTATATTCTGGTCGGACAGGAAGCGGTTCTACGCGATCTGCTGGCAAAGGAGCAGGCGGAAAATCTGCCGATTACCATTCATGACGCACAGGAAATCATTGATATGCACGATGATCCGGCGACGGCTGTTCGCCGCAAAAAAGATGCGTCGATGTCGGTGGCGCTGCGCATGATGAAGGACGGCGAGGCGGATGCCATGATTTCAGCGGGCAATACCGGCGCGCTGCTGTCCGGCGCAACGCTGGTCACCAAGCGCATTCGCGGCATCCGCCGCGCGGCACTGCCGACGCAGCTGCCGTGCAAGGGCGGCCATGTGCTGCTCATTGACTCCGGCGCAAATGTCGAATGCACGGAAGAATATCTGCTGCAGTTTGCTTTTATGGGCAGCTTCTACATGGAAAAGGTTATGGGCGTCAAGAATCCGCGTGTCGGTTTGGTCAACAACGGCGCAGAGGACACCAAGGGCGACCCGCTGCGCAAGGCGGCATATGATGTGCTCAAGGCGGCGGGCGATGCCGGTCGCATCAATTTTATCGGCAACGTAGAGGGAAGCGATATCCCGAACGGCGCGTGTGACGTAGCTGTGACAGACGGCTTTACCGGCAACATTTTGCTCAAGACGGTGGAAGGCGTGGCAGGCTTTCTGATGGGTACGCTCAAGGATGTGTTCCTGACCAGCGCACGCACCAAGCTTGCGTATCTGCTCGTCAAGCCGGCGATGGGCGGGCTCAAGAAAATGATGTCCTCGAAGGAAGTCGGCGGCGCGCCGTTCCTCGGCATTTCCAAGCCGGTATTTAAGGCGCACGGCTCGTCGGACGCTTATGCCATTCGCTCGGCGGTCAAACAGGCAATTGCCTATGTAAATGCCGATGTTGTTGGAGAAATTCAGCGCAATATTGATAATATGACCTTGTGA
- the smc gene encoding chromosome segregation protein SMC, whose translation MYLKSLELQGFKSFPDKTTIRFSDGMTAIVGPNGSGKSNISDAIRWVLGEQSTKSLRGAKMEDVVFGGTARRGAMGAAQVTLILDNSAGQFPVEAAEVMVTRKYFRSGESEYYLNRKRVRLRDIRDVFMDTGLGHDGYSIIGQGRIDEILATKSTDRREVFEEAAGVTRFRTRKEEAERKLDQTAENLVRIRDIWNELDARSGPLEKQAQSAKKYMELRDALRLHEISLWLDTLDGMQDAKKNSDAARIEAEEKLEAVREQQKQQYARSEQLSEQMRQSDIQTEQLQVQLAREEEQAGELSRQMAVLAESRRNAAENIGLAKGQLEAQQEQSSALLVQLQARQQRLTDLQLQIHSKNAAYTQKQTEIQQLTQRMDGGQQETQKLRLHADEVGEQLFAVQADVRAVQAQLESLHQRERHVGDDVRSAQQRTGQEQQAQQSMQDELEHLRRSIKQAELEHKTRHDAAQEAGLALHAARNAHQKLKSELTDSENRVRMLTELQRDYEGFSRAVKLVMNQASSGALKGVRGPLSSLIHVSDRYVTAVETALGAAAANIIVECAEDGKKAIQMLKRRDGGRATFLPMDTIRPQSLRETALEHQAGFCGVAADLVECEADYRDIVDNALGRTVVAEDMDCALAIARQYRNRFRIVTRDGQLINAGGSMTGGSAGRSSGILSRANQLEQWQEKVRVQRKKLQEISEQGRDLADRVRDAEQETEQTAVQLRELQQKLAALSAQTKQHQLLLDSVRQTEQQFRAEQETAGKQKQQLQDQLEALQLQTEQLEQQRGQALEDLAKAAGQAQETEQQMAVLTRDASQLYTQLAQAQTECDTVKQALDDLQQMADTTRQTAADHERRIAEYEQTIVQADAQRTQLEQASEQSGLRTGQLRVQLQECGQNRMRLEKNKTETEKQAREIGNEIVSLERRHAEAEADAHRIHSEEQQILDKMWENYELTPTAARPMAHEIADRQEEEKTAASLRRSIKSLGPVNLAAIEEFSELSERLVFLTEQKDDLEQAERELRGIIEKLTEQMKEIFAASFAQLNRYFGETFQEIFGGGSAELALEDETDILGCGIEIRVTPPGKTLKNLSLLSGGEKAFVAIALYFAILKVRPTPFCVLDEIEAALDDVNVTRFAQYLHRLSDKTQFIVITHRRGTMEEANMLYGVTMQERGVSKLLMLNIEDVEKEMDMEIK comes from the coding sequence GTGTATTTAAAATCACTGGAATTACAGGGCTTTAAGTCGTTTCCGGACAAGACAACCATTCGGTTTTCTGACGGCATGACGGCGATTGTCGGCCCGAATGGAAGCGGAAAATCAAATATTTCTGATGCAATCCGTTGGGTGCTGGGAGAACAGTCTACCAAGAGCCTGCGCGGTGCAAAAATGGAAGATGTGGTGTTTGGCGGCACGGCGCGGCGCGGTGCCATGGGCGCGGCGCAGGTCACGCTGATTCTGGACAACTCTGCCGGACAATTTCCGGTCGAGGCGGCGGAGGTCATGGTCACCCGCAAATATTTCCGTTCCGGTGAGAGCGAATATTACTTGAATCGGAAACGCGTGCGCCTGCGCGACATTCGCGATGTGTTCATGGATACCGGTTTGGGACATGACGGCTATTCCATCATCGGACAGGGTCGTATTGATGAGATTTTGGCGACAAAAAGCACGGATCGCCGAGAAGTCTTTGAAGAAGCGGCAGGCGTGACGCGATTCCGTACCCGCAAAGAAGAAGCGGAGCGAAAACTGGATCAGACAGCGGAAAATCTGGTGCGCATCCGTGATATTTGGAATGAATTGGATGCGCGTTCCGGCCCGCTGGAAAAACAGGCACAGAGCGCCAAAAAATATATGGAGCTGCGCGATGCGCTGCGGCTGCATGAGATTTCTCTGTGGCTGGATACGCTGGACGGCATGCAGGACGCGAAAAAGAACAGCGATGCCGCGCGCATTGAAGCGGAGGAAAAGCTGGAAGCCGTGCGGGAACAGCAAAAGCAGCAGTATGCGCGTTCCGAGCAGCTGTCCGAGCAGATGCGGCAGTCGGACATTCAGACCGAACAGCTGCAAGTGCAGCTGGCACGCGAAGAAGAACAGGCGGGCGAGCTTTCACGTCAGATGGCGGTGCTCGCAGAGAGCCGCCGCAATGCCGCCGAAAACATCGGCTTGGCAAAGGGACAGCTGGAAGCACAGCAGGAGCAGAGCAGTGCGCTGCTTGTGCAGCTGCAGGCGCGTCAGCAGAGACTGACCGATTTGCAGCTGCAAATACACAGCAAAAACGCTGCATATACGCAAAAACAGACGGAAATACAACAATTGACACAGCGCATGGACGGCGGACAGCAGGAAACACAAAAATTGCGTCTGCACGCGGACGAGGTTGGAGAACAGCTGTTTGCCGTGCAGGCGGATGTTCGTGCCGTACAGGCGCAATTGGAATCGCTGCATCAGCGGGAACGGCATGTCGGAGATGACGTGCGCAGTGCGCAGCAGCGAACCGGACAAGAGCAGCAGGCACAGCAGTCCATGCAGGATGAGCTGGAGCATCTGCGCCGCAGTATCAAACAGGCGGAGTTAGAGCATAAAACTCGTCATGACGCCGCACAGGAAGCGGGCTTGGCGTTGCACGCCGCGCGCAATGCGCACCAAAAGCTCAAATCCGAGCTGACAGACAGTGAAAACCGTGTGCGGATGCTGACCGAGCTGCAGCGCGACTATGAAGGATTTTCGCGCGCAGTCAAGCTGGTTATGAATCAGGCGTCCAGTGGCGCCCTCAAGGGCGTGCGTGGGCCGCTGTCCTCACTCATCCATGTGTCGGATCGCTATGTCACAGCGGTGGAAACGGCGCTGGGTGCAGCTGCTGCCAATATCATTGTCGAGTGTGCGGAAGACGGCAAAAAAGCCATTCAAATGCTCAAGCGCCGTGACGGCGGCCGCGCGACATTTTTGCCGATGGACACGATTCGTCCGCAGTCGCTGCGCGAAACCGCCTTGGAACATCAAGCGGGTTTTTGCGGCGTGGCGGCGGATCTGGTCGAATGTGAAGCGGATTACCGCGACATCGTGGACAATGCTCTCGGCAGAACCGTTGTGGCGGAGGATATGGACTGTGCGTTGGCAATTGCCAGACAGTACCGCAACCGCTTCCGCATTGTCACACGCGATGGGCAGCTCATCAACGCGGGCGGCTCCATGACGGGCGGCTCTGCGGGCAGATCGTCGGGTATTCTGTCGCGCGCCAATCAGCTGGAGCAATGGCAGGAGAAAGTCCGTGTGCAGCGCAAAAAGCTGCAGGAAATCTCCGAGCAGGGCAGAGATTTGGCAGACCGCGTGCGCGACGCGGAACAGGAGACCGAACAAACCGCGGTTCAGCTGCGGGAATTGCAGCAGAAGCTTGCGGCGCTCTCCGCACAGACCAAACAGCATCAGCTGTTGTTGGACAGCGTGCGGCAGACCGAACAGCAGTTCCGCGCCGAGCAGGAGACTGCCGGAAAGCAAAAGCAGCAATTGCAGGATCAATTGGAAGCGCTGCAATTGCAGACAGAGCAATTGGAACAGCAGCGCGGACAAGCACTCGAAGATTTGGCCAAGGCTGCCGGACAAGCGCAGGAGACCGAACAGCAGATGGCCGTGCTGACGCGCGACGCCTCGCAGCTGTATACGCAGCTGGCGCAGGCACAGACCGAATGTGATACGGTCAAGCAGGCACTGGACGATTTGCAGCAGATGGCGGATACAACCCGCCAGACGGCAGCCGATCACGAGCGCCGCATTGCGGAATACGAACAGACCATTGTGCAGGCGGATGCCCAGCGCACCCAGCTGGAACAGGCGAGCGAACAGAGCGGACTGCGCACCGGTCAGCTGCGCGTGCAGCTGCAGGAGTGCGGACAAAACCGCATGCGGTTGGAGAAAAATAAAACAGAAACAGAAAAACAGGCGCGGGAAATTGGAAATGAAATCGTGTCGTTGGAACGCCGGCACGCGGAAGCGGAGGCGGATGCTCATCGAATCCACAGCGAAGAACAGCAGATTCTGGATAAAATGTGGGAAAACTACGAGCTGACGCCGACGGCGGCGCGTCCAATGGCACATGAGATAGCCGACCGGCAGGAAGAAGAAAAGACGGCGGCATCGCTGCGCCGCTCTATCAAATCGCTGGGGCCAGTCAATCTCGCTGCCATTGAGGAGTTTTCCGAGTTAAGCGAGAGATTGGTGTTCCTGACCGAACAGAAGGACGATTTGGAACAGGCGGAGCGTGAACTGCGCGGCATCATTGAAAAGCTGACCGAGCAGATGAAGGAAATCTTCGCGGCATCGTTTGCACAGCTCAATCGGTATTTTGGTGAAACGTTTCAGGAAATTTTCGGCGGCGGCAGTGCAGAGCTTGCACTGGAGGACGAAACCGATATTCTTGGCTGCGGCATTGAAATTCGTGTCACGCCGCCGGGAAAAACACTCAAAAACTTGTCGCTGCTGTCAGGCGGCGAAAAGGCGTTTGTTGCAATTGCGCTGTACTTTGCCATTTTGAAGGTTCGTCCGACACCGTTCTGCGTGCTGGATGAGATTGAGGCGGCGCTGGATGATGTCAATGTCACACGGTTTGCGCAGTATTTGCACCGATTGTCCGACAAGACGCAGTTCATCGTCATCACACACCGCCGCGGCACAATGGAAGAAGCCAATATGCTGTACGGTGTCACGATGCAGGAACGCGGTGTTTCCAAGCTGCTCATGCTCAATATCGAAGATGTCGAAAAAGAAATGGACATGGAGATTAAATAA
- the rnc gene encoding ribonuclease III: MEKDELIYQFHDTGLLTTAMTHSSYANEHRDQHIQNNERLEFLGDSILGLVSADYVFHRYPHVPEGQLTKLRAAVVCEQTLYEVAKELGLDHLLRLGRGEENGGGRKRPSILADSVEALIGAIYLDGGLEAARTFILSFLEAKIDLAEQGGAFRDYKTALQEIVQKNRQETLSYQLSGESGPDHDKRFTVQVLLNSNVFAEGTGHSKKEAEQMAAKAALQLMGEVK; this comes from the coding sequence ATGGAAAAAGATGAATTGATTTATCAATTTCACGACACAGGACTGCTGACGACGGCAATGACGCATTCTTCATATGCCAATGAACATCGCGATCAGCATATCCAAAACAACGAACGCCTGGAGTTTCTTGGCGATTCCATACTGGGTCTGGTATCGGCAGATTATGTATTTCACCGTTACCCGCATGTACCGGAGGGACAGCTGACCAAGCTGCGCGCTGCGGTGGTATGTGAGCAAACACTGTATGAGGTCGCCAAGGAACTTGGGCTGGATCATTTGCTGCGGCTCGGCCGCGGCGAGGAAAACGGCGGCGGACGCAAGCGCCCGTCCATTCTTGCAGACTCTGTGGAAGCGCTGATTGGTGCCATTTATCTGGACGGCGGTTTGGAAGCGGCGCGCACGTTTATTCTGTCCTTCTTGGAGGCAAAGATTGATTTGGCAGAGCAGGGCGGCGCATTCCGCGATTACAAGACCGCGCTGCAGGAAATTGTGCAGAAAAACCGTCAGGAAACGCTGAGCTATCAGCTGAGCGGCGAGAGCGGTCCGGACCATGATAAGCGGTTTACCGTGCAGGTTCTGCTCAACAGCAATGTTTTTGCAGAGGGTACGGGACACAGCAAGAAGGAAGCCGAGCAGATGGCGGCAAAGGCTGCTCTGCAGCTCATGGGAGAAGTCAAGTAA
- the topA gene encoding type I DNA topoisomerase — protein MSKLVIVESPAKAKTIGKYLGTDYVVKASMGHLRDLPKKKMSVDIEHDFKPVYMPIEGKEKLIEELREDIDNSDFVYLATDPDREGEAISWHLKELFHLSDSFSKRVTFNEITKHAVQDGIAHPRDIDLDLVDAQQARRILDRIVGYELSPFLWRKVKRGLSAGRVQSVATRMVVDREMEIRAFVPEEYWSLEAELKTQEGGMFTASFYGDATGKVELKTEEQTMHIVEAVTGKAFTVGKVKRGKKRKRPAPPFITSTLQQEASRKLSFVPRRTMAIAQQLYEGIEIGEQGLTGLITYMRTDSLRLSEEAQTAAKEYILGRYGADYYPEKTRTFRAKSNAQDAHEAIRPTNVQLIPDEIKDYLTPEQYKLYKLIWSRFVACQMADAIMDTVSSDIVSEGYIFRASGYKVAFPGFTAVYEESTDDAKASDTTSGKPLPNFDEGDSLQCSKLTPAQHFTQPPARYTEASLIKAMEEKGIGRPSTYAPTISTILERDYVAKEGRSLKPTPLGEGVTELLVDKFESISDLEFTAHMEEELDEVENGKISYVEVLRRFYDGFEAALQQAEKDLEGQRIKIKDEVTDEICEKCGKHMVIKSGRFGKFLACSGYPDCKNTKNIAIKTGVNCPKCGGNIVELKSKRGFPFLGCDNYPECTFMTWDKVTKKQCPQCGSTLFRHYDRETGEAHFVCYKEGCGYKEFISKRTPRKTKAQKEAEAKAAAEAAGENPETAEAEDKPKKTTKKSAAKKTTAKKTTKKTTTKKTTAKKTTKKTTKKAEDGEQAPKKRVTRKKKTEATEEPVDA, from the coding sequence ATGTCAAAACTTGTCATCGTGGAGTCTCCGGCGAAGGCAAAGACCATCGGAAAGTACCTCGGTACCGACTATGTGGTAAAGGCTTCGATGGGACATCTGCGGGATTTGCCGAAAAAAAAGATGAGTGTGGACATCGAGCATGATTTTAAGCCGGTGTACATGCCGATTGAAGGCAAGGAAAAACTGATTGAAGAATTGCGCGAAGATATCGACAACAGCGATTTCGTCTATCTCGCAACCGACCCGGACCGAGAGGGCGAAGCCATTTCCTGGCACTTAAAAGAGCTGTTTCACCTGAGCGATTCGTTCAGCAAACGCGTCACATTCAATGAAATTACCAAACACGCCGTGCAGGACGGCATTGCACACCCACGCGATATTGATTTGGATTTGGTCGATGCCCAGCAGGCACGCCGCATTTTGGATCGCATCGTGGGCTATGAGCTGTCGCCGTTTTTGTGGCGAAAGGTCAAGCGCGGTCTGTCCGCCGGCCGTGTGCAGTCGGTTGCAACGCGTATGGTTGTGGATAGAGAGATGGAAATCCGTGCCTTTGTGCCGGAGGAATATTGGTCTCTTGAAGCAGAACTGAAAACGCAGGAAGGCGGCATGTTTACCGCTTCATTCTACGGCGATGCGACGGGCAAGGTCGAACTGAAAACCGAAGAACAGACCATGCACATCGTAGAAGCGGTAACCGGCAAGGCGTTTACCGTCGGCAAGGTCAAGCGCGGCAAAAAACGCAAAAGACCGGCGCCGCCGTTTATCACCTCTACGCTGCAGCAGGAAGCCAGCCGCAAGCTGAGCTTTGTGCCGCGCCGCACGATGGCGATTGCCCAGCAGCTGTATGAAGGCATTGAGATCGGCGAGCAGGGCTTGACCGGTTTGATTACCTACATGCGTACCGACTCCCTGCGACTGTCCGAGGAGGCACAGACCGCGGCAAAGGAATACATTCTCGGCCGGTACGGCGCAGACTATTATCCGGAAAAGACACGGACGTTCCGCGCCAAGAGCAATGCGCAGGACGCGCATGAGGCCATTCGCCCGACCAATGTACAGCTGATTCCGGATGAAATCAAGGACTATCTGACGCCGGAACAGTACAAGCTGTATAAGCTGATCTGGAGCCGCTTTGTTGCCTGCCAGATGGCGGATGCCATCATGGATACCGTATCGTCTGATATTGTCTCAGAGGGCTATATTTTCCGCGCAAGCGGCTATAAAGTGGCATTCCCGGGCTTTACGGCGGTATATGAGGAGTCCACAGACGATGCCAAGGCATCGGATACGACCTCCGGCAAGCCGCTGCCGAACTTTGATGAGGGCGACAGCTTACAGTGCAGCAAGCTGACACCGGCACAGCATTTCACCCAGCCGCCGGCACGATATACTGAGGCATCGCTCATCAAGGCGATGGAAGAAAAGGGTATCGGCAGACCGTCTACCTATGCGCCGACCATTTCGACGATTTTGGAACGCGATTATGTGGCGAAGGAAGGCAGAAGCCTTAAGCCGACGCCGCTCGGCGAGGGCGTCACCGAGCTGCTGGTCGATAAATTCGAGTCGATTTCGGATTTGGAATTTACCGCGCACATGGAAGAAGAGCTGGATGAAGTTGAAAATGGAAAAATCAGCTATGTAGAGGTTCTGCGTCGGTTTTATGACGGATTTGAAGCGGCGCTGCAGCAGGCAGAGAAGGATCTCGAAGGGCAGCGCATCAAAATCAAAGATGAAGTGACCGATGAAATCTGCGAAAAGTGCGGCAAGCACATGGTTATCAAATCCGGCAGATTCGGCAAGTTTTTGGCGTGCTCCGGATATCCGGACTGCAAAAACACCAAGAATATTGCCATCAAGACCGGTGTGAACTGTCCGAAATGCGGCGGCAATATCGTTGAGCTGAAATCCAAGCGCGGATTCCCGTTTTTGGGCTGCGACAATTATCCGGAATGTACGTTTATGACGTGGGATAAGGTGACGAAAAAGCAGTGCCCGCAGTGCGGCTCCACGCTGTTCCGCCATTATGACCGCGAGACCGGTGAGGCACATTTCGTGTGCTACAAGGAAGGCTGCGGCTACAAGGAGTTCATCAGCAAGCGCACTCCGCGCAAGACCAAGGCGCAGAAGGAAGCAGAGGCAAAGGCGGCAGCAGAGGCAGCAGGCGAGAATCCGGAGACCGCTGAGGCAGAGGACAAGCCAAAGAAAACGACCAAGAAATCCGCGGCGAAAAAGACCACTGCCAAGAAAACAACGAAAAAAACAACGACGAAGAAAACGACAGCCAAAAAGACAACCAAGAAAACGACCAAGAAGGCGGAGGACGGCGAACAGGCGCCCAAAAAGCGCGTGACACGCAAGAAAAAGACCGAAGCTACGGAGGAACCAGTTGATGCATAA
- the acpP gene encoding acyl carrier protein: MVFEKVCKILADQFGVAENSLNMDTAFIEDLGADSLDLVELMMSIEEEFDIGEIDEAEAASMKTIGDLVRRIGEDD, encoded by the coding sequence ATGGTATTCGAGAAGGTATGTAAGATTCTGGCAGACCAGTTCGGTGTGGCAGAAAATTCCCTGAATATGGACACTGCGTTCATTGAGGACCTCGGAGCAGATTCTCTGGATCTGGTCGAGCTGATGATGAGTATCGAAGAAGAGTTTGACATCGGTGAAATCGACGAGGCAGAAGCTGCCAGCATGAAGACGATTGGCGATCTGGTTCGCCGCATCGGTGAGGATGACTAA
- the trmFO gene encoding methylenetetrahydrofolate--tRNA-(uracil(54)-C(5))-methyltransferase (FADH(2)-oxidizing) TrmFO: MHNAIVIGAGLAGSEAAWQLAQRGIHVDLYEMKPVKMTPAHHSSAFAELCCSNSLRGAEICTAPGLLKEELRRAGSLIISCADATRVEAGGALAVDREAFANLVTEKVKNHPNITVHEGEVTEIPAEGHVIVATGPLTSDALFESIHNKLGAHEYLHFYDAAAPIVSFESVDMDSAYFASRYDKGTADYINCPMNREQYDAFWEALCEAEQAPVHGFEDKKVFEGCMPVEVMGRRGHDTLLYGPLKPVGLRDPHTGETPYAVVQLRRDNAAGSLYNLVGFQTHLKFPEQKRVFSMIPALKNAEFVRYGVMHRNTFMDSPRLLDNHYRLKAEPRIRFAGQMTGVEGYIESAASGFETGLNLARELLGLEPIEFSDLTAIGALGLYISNEANAKFQPMNINFGIIQPLGYRVKGKREKNTQIAQRALEHLDTLLDAVQEGKETLS, encoded by the coding sequence ATGCATAATGCCATTGTGATCGGCGCAGGCCTTGCGGGCAGCGAAGCTGCTTGGCAGCTGGCACAGCGCGGTATCCATGTGGATCTGTACGAAATGAAGCCGGTTAAAATGACACCGGCGCACCACAGCAGCGCGTTTGCGGAGCTTTGCTGCTCCAATTCGCTGCGCGGTGCAGAAATCTGCACGGCGCCGGGACTGCTCAAGGAAGAGCTGCGCCGCGCAGGCAGCTTGATTATCTCTTGTGCCGATGCGACGCGCGTAGAAGCGGGCGGCGCACTTGCGGTTGACCGAGAGGCATTTGCCAATCTGGTCACGGAAAAAGTCAAAAACCATCCGAACATTACAGTTCATGAAGGTGAAGTGACAGAAATTCCCGCAGAGGGACATGTCATCGTGGCAACCGGCCCGCTGACCTCAGACGCTCTGTTTGAGAGCATTCACAACAAACTCGGCGCACATGAATACCTGCATTTTTATGATGCGGCGGCACCGATTGTCAGCTTTGAATCGGTGGATATGGACAGTGCCTATTTTGCGTCCCGCTATGACAAGGGCACGGCGGATTACATCAACTGTCCGATGAACAGAGAGCAGTACGATGCATTCTGGGAGGCGCTGTGTGAGGCGGAACAGGCACCGGTGCACGGCTTTGAGGACAAGAAGGTATTTGAAGGCTGCATGCCGGTGGAAGTGATGGGACGCCGCGGACACGATACGCTGCTGTACGGTCCGCTCAAGCCGGTCGGTCTGCGCGATCCGCACACCGGAGAGACGCCGTATGCCGTTGTACAGCTGCGCCGCGACAATGCGGCGGGCTCGCTGTATAATCTTGTCGGTTTTCAGACGCATCTGAAGTTTCCGGAGCAGAAGCGCGTATTCTCGATGATTCCGGCGCTGAAAAATGCGGAATTTGTGCGCTATGGCGTCATGCACCGCAATACATTTATGGATTCTCCGCGATTGCTGGACAACCACTATCGGCTCAAGGCAGAGCCGCGCATTCGCTTTGCCGGACAGATGACCGGCGTAGAGGGCTACATCGAGTCCGCAGCATCCGGTTTTGAAACCGGTTTGAATCTGGCACGCGAGCTGCTGGGACTGGAGCCGATTGAATTTTCCGATCTGACGGCAATCGGCGCGCTGGGGCTGTACATTTCCAATGAGGCGAATGCGAAGTTCCAGCCGATGAACATCAATTTCGGCATCATTCAGCCGCTTGGCTATCGCGTCAAGGGCAAGCGGGAAAAGAATACCCAGATTGCTCAGCGTGCGCTGGAGCATCTGGACACGCTGTTGGATGCCGTACAGGAGGGAAAGGAGACCCTTTCGTGA